In Blastopirellula marina, a single genomic region encodes these proteins:
- a CDS encoding YcxB family protein has product MEVTYENKSEDIAAILYGLPWTDRLRDYWRTITVLLAVWPLVFLLVILSEWFFLACLLGVVGLCALLLTILYLRAWARIGKNAKIVPGPQTIRLLDDYLETSTERGASRRRWNNVPLVQNLPDYVAIYVQKVRAYVVPKRYFSSPEEAEAFAAKAQALRTQAMEHPSPLVDWEAFRRDNQLDQFQLIEQLKWPPCPELYARLATMGVDVDGKNPVPTTWSMIKQLILPAILTVLLIVVRYQTGLDGDVMYYGLLAMTSITLLVFGLQWHSRSQYLRELTAQQEFTRPDEAWFYDEGVATVTEEGIGFSRWSVLDQVSDDREAIVIYDTMPFIYLAIPKTVLPDPEKQSTLFERLKQCSDIAHDRHEEIVLAEVTDNPYQSPST; this is encoded by the coding sequence ATGGAAGTTACCTACGAAAACAAGTCGGAAGACATCGCCGCTATTCTTTACGGCCTGCCGTGGACCGATCGCCTAAGAGATTATTGGCGTACCATCACGGTTCTACTGGCGGTCTGGCCACTCGTGTTTCTTTTGGTCATCCTAAGCGAGTGGTTCTTTCTCGCTTGTCTTTTGGGCGTCGTCGGCCTTTGTGCCCTGTTGCTGACAATCCTCTATTTACGTGCCTGGGCAAGGATTGGCAAAAACGCCAAGATTGTTCCTGGACCACAAACCATTCGCCTGCTGGACGACTATTTAGAAACGTCAACGGAACGAGGAGCCTCGCGCCGACGATGGAACAACGTACCGCTTGTCCAGAACCTACCAGACTATGTGGCCATCTACGTTCAAAAAGTTCGAGCCTACGTCGTCCCCAAACGATACTTCTCGTCGCCAGAAGAGGCGGAAGCGTTCGCAGCCAAAGCTCAGGCACTAAGAACCCAGGCCATGGAACACCCGTCTCCTCTGGTTGACTGGGAAGCATTTCGCCGAGACAACCAACTCGATCAATTCCAATTGATCGAGCAGCTGAAATGGCCCCCCTGCCCAGAGCTTTACGCACGTTTGGCAACCATGGGGGTCGACGTAGACGGCAAGAATCCTGTTCCCACCACGTGGAGTATGATCAAGCAGTTGATCTTGCCGGCCATTTTGACCGTGCTACTCATCGTGGTCCGCTATCAGACAGGACTCGATGGCGACGTCATGTACTATGGGTTGCTCGCGATGACATCCATTACGCTTCTGGTGTTTGGGCTTCAGTGGCATAGCCGTTCTCAATACCTGAGAGAATTAACCGCTCAACAGGAATTCACCCGGCCGGATGAAGCGTGGTTCTATGACGAGGGTGTCGCAACCGTTACCGAAGAAGGGATCGGCTTTAGCCGTTGGAGCGTCTTGGATCAGGTATCCGACGACCGGGAAGCCATCGTGATCTACGACACCATGCCGTTTATCTACCTGGCAATTCCCAAAACGGTGCTGCCTGATCCCGAGAAACAGTCGACATTGTTCGAGCGTTTAAAGCAGTGTTCCGACATCGCACACGATCGTCATGAAGAAATTGTCCTGGCAGAAGTCACAGACAACCCATATCAATCGCCAAGTACTTGA
- a CDS encoding peroxidase family protein, which yields MRNFKRLKRDARKNRFGGEQLEQRQLLASDLSVVIDSVFEEIRSIDGTGNNLAVPTLGSTETAFIRFVGADYADGISEASGEDRLSAREISNNIAAQSTSIENDRFLTDFVWQWGQFLDHDIDLTGEASPHESLPIEVPTGDIFFDPNETGTATISLSRSEYDPATGISVDNPREQINSITAFIDGSMIYGSDDSRAAALRTFESGRLKTSVGDLLPMEGDVYEDAAGSIFFVAGDVRANEQVGLTAMHTLFLREHNRLADEITAANPDLTDEQIYQQARAIVIAEIQAITFNEFLPALLGPDAIAPYQGYDSTVDPSIANEFATAAYRFGHSMLSGEVLRLNNDGTVAEEGSLSLREMFFNPQEIIDNGIDSLLLGLASQQAQEIDNMLVDDVRNFLFGPPGAGGFDLASLNIQRGRDHGLADYNTTRVAYGLDPVSSFDEISSNPDVIAALQATYDSVDDIDLWVGGLAEDHVTGASMGELFRRIIADQFTRLRDGDRFWYQSLFSGRPLEAIEQTSLSDIITRNTGITSLQENVFFDAAVWIHDASERRSEVTWVTGTGDEITIQETDRSGTTSETNVVTDVGQIQVVGEDFQRDVFVLDLSQLVSTMDGGFVIQGQAGRGDVLVLATGPGVDSIVIGEGTIEWNNQLITYSGIERIVVFSNDPNDNVEVEAGIDARVNLLADEVPTTNQELLEVLDRRDPRPDQPGGPRPGDEPRRREDAVAKKMLEEERMTSAGRSI from the coding sequence ATGAGAAACTTCAAAAGACTAAAAAGAGATGCGCGAAAGAATCGATTTGGTGGAGAGCAATTAGAACAACGTCAGTTGTTGGCAAGTGATCTCTCGGTCGTTATCGACTCGGTGTTCGAGGAGATAAGATCGATCGATGGGACCGGAAACAACTTGGCCGTCCCCACGTTGGGAAGTACGGAGACGGCGTTCATTCGCTTTGTAGGCGCAGACTATGCCGATGGCATTTCGGAAGCTTCCGGCGAAGATCGCCTCAGTGCCCGGGAAATCAGTAACAACATCGCAGCACAGTCGACTTCGATAGAGAACGATCGATTTCTGACCGACTTCGTGTGGCAGTGGGGGCAGTTTCTGGATCACGATATCGACCTGACAGGCGAAGCGAGTCCACACGAGTCGTTGCCGATTGAGGTGCCGACTGGGGATATCTTTTTTGATCCGAACGAAACCGGCACGGCAACCATTTCGCTGAGTCGTAGCGAATACGACCCAGCGACGGGGATCTCGGTGGATAACCCTCGTGAACAGATCAACTCGATCACCGCATTCATCGATGGTTCGATGATTTACGGTTCCGATGATTCGCGGGCAGCAGCACTGCGAACTTTTGAAAGTGGACGCCTGAAGACGAGCGTCGGAGACTTGCTGCCAATGGAAGGGGACGTCTACGAAGATGCGGCAGGCTCCATCTTTTTCGTAGCAGGCGATGTCAGGGCCAACGAGCAAGTTGGTTTGACCGCGATGCACACCCTTTTTCTGCGGGAGCACAATCGACTGGCCGATGAAATCACAGCGGCAAACCCTGATCTAACCGATGAACAGATCTATCAACAGGCCCGTGCGATTGTCATTGCCGAGATCCAGGCAATTACGTTCAACGAGTTTCTGCCTGCGTTGCTCGGTCCCGATGCCATTGCGCCTTATCAAGGTTACGACTCGACGGTCGATCCAAGTATCGCCAATGAGTTTGCAACGGCCGCCTATCGGTTTGGACACAGCATGTTGTCAGGCGAAGTGCTGCGACTCAACAACGATGGAACCGTTGCCGAGGAAGGCTCGCTGTCGCTACGAGAAATGTTTTTCAACCCGCAAGAGATCATCGACAACGGAATTGATTCGCTGCTTTTGGGACTTGCCTCACAACAGGCCCAGGAAATCGATAACATGCTGGTCGACGATGTCCGAAATTTCCTGTTTGGCCCTCCAGGTGCAGGCGGGTTTGATCTGGCGTCGCTCAACATTCAAAGAGGTCGCGATCACGGCCTGGCCGATTACAACACGACACGTGTTGCCTATGGTTTAGACCCCGTCAGTTCGTTTGATGAGATCTCATCGAACCCGGATGTCATCGCGGCGCTTCAAGCAACCTATGACTCCGTTGATGACATCGACTTGTGGGTTGGAGGGCTGGCCGAAGATCATGTTACCGGGGCCAGCATGGGGGAACTCTTCCGCAGAATCATTGCAGATCAGTTCACGCGGCTGCGTGACGGAGACCGCTTCTGGTATCAGAGCCTGTTTTCGGGACGCCCGTTGGAAGCAATCGAGCAGACGTCGCTCAGCGATATCATTACTCGCAACACCGGCATCACTTCCTTACAGGAGAATGTCTTTTTTGATGCTGCGGTTTGGATCCATGATGCCTCTGAGAGACGATCGGAAGTGACCTGGGTGACTGGTACGGGAGATGAAATCACCATTCAGGAGACCGACCGTAGCGGGACCACCAGCGAGACCAACGTTGTCACCGACGTTGGTCAGATCCAAGTGGTCGGCGAAGACTTTCAACGCGATGTGTTCGTGCTTGACTTGAGTCAACTTGTTTCCACGATGGATGGTGGTTTTGTGATTCAAGGACAAGCAGGACGAGGTGACGTGCTGGTCTTGGCCACGGGGCCTGGTGTCGATTCGATCGTGATCGGAGAGGGCACCATTGAATGGAACAACCAGTTGATCACCTACAGCGGCATCGAACGCATTGTTGTTTTCTCCAACGATCCAAACGATAACGTGGAGGTTGAAGCGGGAATTGATGCCCGTGTGAATCTGCTGGCTGACGAAGTTCCCACGACCAATCAAGAACTTCTCGAGGTGCTCGACCGTCGAGACCCGCGACCAGATCAACCTGGTGGGCCGCGACCTGGAGACGAACCTAGACGTCGTGAGGACGCCGTCGCCAAGAAGATGCTCGAAGAAGAGAGGATGACTTCCGCCGGGCGGTCGATCTGA
- a CDS encoding lipoyl domain-containing protein: MLRDDLRPLILPELGLTDILVRTSLWLVPRGSFVREGDRVLEVLAGEVTFDVVSPASGVLYDLHTEEDDIVSEGQVLGHIRVGA, encoded by the coding sequence ATGCTACGCGACGACTTACGACCGCTGATTTTGCCAGAACTCGGCCTGACCGATATCTTGGTTCGTACCAGTCTTTGGCTTGTACCGCGTGGTTCGTTCGTCCGTGAAGGAGATCGAGTTCTAGAAGTGCTTGCTGGCGAAGTAACCTTCGACGTCGTATCCCCAGCCTCTGGCGTGCTTTACGATCTGCACACCGAAGAAGACGACATCGTGAGCGAAGGCCAGGTTCTGGGCCATATTCGTGTTGGCGCTTAA
- a CDS encoding ribose-5-phosphate isomerase: MKIAIASDHAGYHYKTIIVEHLEKLGHEVVDFGTDSAEACDYPDFIIPAAKAVAAGQCERGIVLGGSGNGEAIAANRIHGIRCALTWNVETAKLGRQHNKANMISIGERMTAEEDVLKIVDAWLATEFEGGRHERRIEKIDTLSQN; the protein is encoded by the coding sequence ATGAAGATTGCCATTGCTTCGGACCACGCTGGGTATCATTACAAGACCATCATCGTCGAGCATCTCGAAAAGCTCGGGCACGAGGTGGTCGATTTTGGGACCGATTCTGCCGAGGCATGTGATTATCCCGACTTCATCATTCCAGCAGCAAAAGCGGTTGCTGCAGGGCAGTGCGAGCGCGGTATTGTTCTGGGGGGCTCGGGAAATGGAGAAGCCATCGCCGCAAACCGAATCCACGGCATTCGTTGCGCTCTGACGTGGAATGTCGAGACGGCTAAGCTCGGACGTCAACACAATAAGGCGAACATGATTTCCATCGGCGAGCGAATGACCGCCGAAGAAGACGTCCTGAAGATTGTCGATGCTTGGCTGGCAACTGAATTCGAGGGTGGGCGTCATGAGCGTCGCATCGAGAAGATTGATACGCTCTCGCAGAACTAG
- a CDS encoding glycosyltransferase family 2 protein → MKQCDKSLIALPVYNEASTINAVLDQVVGYGHPVLVVNDGSTDDTLQLLQQRDDVIVVTHEKNSGYGAALLTAFQYAEDHGFDIVVTMDCDGQHEPQLIPKFIKACRSVDIVSGSRYLKQFEGQSEPPAQRLFINRRVTSELNRLLGFQLTDSFCGFKAYRVEALKKLDVTETGYAMPLELWVEAAKAGLNIVELPVPLIYLDENRSFGGALDDGSTRLNYYHFVLDRSLARSGLTSNDAQTMASC, encoded by the coding sequence ATGAAACAATGCGATAAGTCACTCATCGCCCTGCCGGTCTACAATGAAGCGAGCACCATCAATGCGGTCTTAGACCAAGTGGTCGGGTACGGACATCCAGTGCTGGTGGTCAACGATGGCTCGACCGACGATACGCTTCAGCTTCTTCAGCAGCGCGACGACGTGATTGTCGTAACGCACGAGAAGAACTCTGGCTATGGCGCTGCGTTGCTTACCGCGTTTCAATACGCTGAAGACCATGGTTTCGATATCGTTGTGACGATGGACTGCGATGGTCAGCATGAACCACAGCTGATTCCCAAGTTCATCAAGGCATGTCGCTCGGTCGACATTGTGTCAGGCAGCCGATACCTCAAGCAATTCGAGGGACAGAGCGAGCCCCCAGCGCAGCGACTTTTCATCAATCGTCGTGTCACTTCCGAGTTGAATCGCCTGCTTGGTTTTCAGTTGACCGATTCGTTTTGTGGATTTAAAGCCTATCGTGTCGAGGCTCTGAAGAAGCTCGACGTTACCGAGACGGGCTATGCTATGCCACTCGAACTTTGGGTCGAAGCCGCCAAGGCGGGATTGAATATCGTCGAGCTGCCTGTTCCTTTGATCTACCTGGACGAGAACCGTTCTTTTGGAGGTGCTTTGGATGACGGTAGCACGCGTCTGAACTATTATCACTTCGTCTTGGATCGCAGCCTTGCTCGTAGCGGCTTGACCAGCAACGATGCCCAGACGATGGCTTCCTGCTGA
- a CDS encoding Nif3-like dinuclear metal center hexameric protein, whose translation MAEKLNLTSVCEFLERFAPRQLAESWDNVGLLVGDSEQSIEGIVTCLTVTPEVVEEAVEAGADLIVTHHPMPFRPLKQITTDSTVGQMLLKLIQNNIAVYSPHTAFDSCAEGINFQLAKGIGLTDIQPLIPVDLLGDSGLTSQVGTGRRGKFAEGGMPLARIAEAAKQVTGASMVKVVGRGTAEIETVAVGCGSAGELLSAAIENKVDCLILGETSFHTCLEAKAQNVALVLVGHYASERFAVENLATILAEAFPSVNAWSSRQEADPIHFA comes from the coding sequence GTGGCTGAAAAACTAAATCTAACGAGCGTCTGCGAGTTCTTAGAGCGATTCGCCCCCAGGCAGTTGGCCGAATCGTGGGACAATGTTGGTCTGCTTGTAGGGGACTCGGAACAGTCTATCGAAGGCATCGTGACTTGCCTGACAGTCACGCCGGAAGTTGTCGAAGAAGCCGTCGAGGCAGGTGCCGATTTGATCGTGACGCACCACCCAATGCCCTTTCGCCCTCTCAAGCAGATTACTACGGACAGCACCGTGGGGCAGATGCTCTTGAAGCTGATTCAGAACAACATTGCGGTCTACAGCCCGCACACGGCTTTTGATTCATGCGCCGAAGGGATTAACTTTCAACTGGCAAAGGGCATCGGCTTGACCGATATCCAGCCGCTGATTCCGGTTGACCTTTTGGGGGATTCGGGACTGACATCCCAAGTCGGCACGGGGCGCCGGGGGAAGTTTGCCGAAGGAGGCATGCCCCTGGCACGCATTGCTGAGGCGGCCAAGCAAGTGACTGGGGCCTCCATGGTCAAGGTTGTGGGGCGGGGGACGGCCGAGATCGAAACGGTCGCCGTTGGCTGCGGATCGGCCGGCGAACTTCTTTCTGCGGCGATCGAGAATAAGGTCGATTGCCTGATCCTGGGGGAAACCAGTTTCCACACATGCCTGGAAGCAAAAGCCCAAAACGTCGCTCTCGTGCTCGTAGGGCACTATGCCAGTGAGCGATTTGCCGTCGAGAATTTAGCGACGATTCTGGCGGAAGCATTTCCATCGGTTAATGCGTGGAGCAGTCGGCAAGAAGCGGACCCGATTCACTTCGCCTAA
- a CDS encoding sugar phosphate isomerase/epimerase family protein: MIPLSVQLRSLRQPLRKALQTAGELKANAVEIDLRNEVRPEELTQTGIRHLKKMLADYNLKIASVSFPTRRGYNVLDDLDRRVAATKAAMTSAYDLGAKVLVNHIGGIDPEISAESNSRLLEVLHDLARHADICGVTFATKTGQVDGTAMKQFLDQLPEGSIGVDFDPGALIINGFSADESYQALAKYVVNVRGKDGVKDLARGRGIEVPIGRGTVDFAMLIASLEEARYRGFICVEREHPEYPVQEVSDGLEYLRNIQIP; encoded by the coding sequence ATGATTCCACTGAGCGTCCAACTTCGCAGTCTTCGACAACCTCTGCGCAAGGCCCTGCAAACGGCTGGCGAATTGAAAGCCAATGCTGTCGAAATCGACCTCCGCAACGAAGTTCGCCCGGAGGAACTCACCCAGACCGGGATCCGCCATCTCAAAAAGATGCTGGCGGACTACAACCTGAAAATTGCCTCGGTCAGCTTTCCGACCCGTCGCGGTTACAACGTCCTGGACGATCTCGATCGACGCGTCGCCGCCACCAAGGCCGCAATGACTTCCGCCTATGACCTGGGTGCTAAGGTGCTGGTCAATCATATCGGAGGCATCGACCCCGAGATCTCGGCCGAGAGCAACTCTCGACTGCTGGAGGTCCTGCACGATCTGGCACGCCATGCGGATATCTGCGGCGTGACTTTTGCCACCAAGACCGGACAGGTCGACGGCACTGCCATGAAACAGTTCCTGGACCAACTTCCTGAAGGTTCGATCGGAGTCGACTTTGACCCCGGAGCCCTCATCATCAATGGCTTCTCGGCCGACGAATCGTATCAGGCTCTTGCCAAGTATGTCGTCAATGTCCGCGGCAAGGATGGCGTGAAAGACTTGGCTCGAGGGCGAGGCATTGAGGTCCCGATCGGGCGAGGCACGGTCGATTTCGCGATGTTGATCGCCTCTCTCGAGGAAGCCCGTTACCGCGGCTTTATCTGCGTCGAACGCGAACATCCCGAGTATCCCGTGCAGGAAGTCTCTGACGGGCTCGAATACCTGCGAAACATTCAGATCCCCTGA
- a CDS encoding RsmE family RNA methyltransferase has translation MSERFFIEHPPTAAEVTFDEAESQHLAKVMRANAGDIVIGFDGRGIEYQIELTTVGKKKVVGTVRNQAEVSREAARHLTLAVALPKGDRQRWLVEKCVELGVARLIPLLTKRGVAQPVEKAIERLRRAVIEASKQCERNHLMVVEEGQSLAELLVSRPAASFLLHPSGETIHHDAILPASEVLAIIGPEGGFTDEEVAAAAEHGCQVVSLGPRILRVETAALAMATLVTALPRP, from the coding sequence ATGTCAGAACGTTTTTTTATCGAGCATCCACCGACGGCCGCGGAAGTTACCTTCGATGAAGCCGAATCGCAGCACCTGGCCAAAGTCATGCGGGCCAATGCAGGTGATATCGTTATTGGTTTTGACGGCAGGGGAATCGAATATCAGATCGAGCTAACTACCGTCGGCAAGAAAAAGGTTGTCGGAACGGTTAGAAACCAAGCTGAGGTTTCGCGTGAAGCGGCACGTCATTTGACCCTGGCCGTTGCGCTTCCGAAGGGAGATCGTCAGCGCTGGCTGGTCGAGAAGTGTGTCGAACTGGGGGTGGCTCGATTGATTCCACTACTTACCAAACGAGGTGTCGCCCAGCCGGTCGAGAAGGCCATCGAACGGCTCCGACGCGCGGTGATCGAAGCCAGTAAACAGTGTGAAAGAAATCACCTGATGGTCGTCGAAGAGGGGCAATCGTTGGCAGAGTTGTTGGTCTCGAGACCAGCAGCTTCCTTCCTGCTTCACCCCAGTGGTGAAACAATACATCACGATGCAATTTTGCCGGCAAGTGAAGTCTTGGCGATCATCGGTCCCGAAGGGGGCTTCACCGATGAAGAGGTCGCAGCAGCCGCCGAACATGGTTGCCAGGTTGTCAGTCTCGGACCGCGAATTCTGCGTGTCGAGACAGCAGCACTGGCAATGGCGACGCTGGTGACGGCTTTACCGAGGCCTTAG
- a CDS encoding ATP-binding protein: protein MSPFFESPAYLEAVARLEYALARRDRVAVLTGPLGSGKSSLLEKWTTKLRRDGSIVPYLQTPGTFEQDFLWELAIQLKADVGLATTPTELWFRIREQLTTYALEERSVVIVVDHVEEMAQETADILLTLARLHCGSTAGGSLILSVDSAKLRSFDVRLLKMADLKIELEAWTCEDVAHFTRTYQAAFPNSPLTLDEATIQAVSQHSEGLPRVISQILDLSRLALEASESQSVSPETVEAIREELL, encoded by the coding sequence ATGAGTCCATTTTTCGAGAGCCCAGCTTACCTGGAAGCCGTCGCACGACTGGAGTACGCTCTGGCGCGCCGCGATCGCGTGGCGGTACTGACCGGGCCTCTGGGAAGTGGCAAATCGTCGCTCCTCGAAAAGTGGACCACCAAGCTTCGCCGCGACGGATCGATCGTCCCCTATTTGCAGACTCCTGGGACGTTCGAGCAAGACTTCCTGTGGGAACTTGCCATCCAGCTAAAAGCCGATGTTGGTTTGGCTACGACACCAACGGAGCTATGGTTCCGGATCCGCGAACAGTTAACGACTTACGCACTCGAAGAACGCTCGGTCGTGATCGTGGTTGACCATGTGGAAGAAATGGCCCAGGAAACAGCGGATATTTTGCTGACCTTGGCTCGCTTGCACTGCGGTTCAACGGCTGGCGGTTCGCTAATCTTGTCGGTCGATAGCGCGAAACTCCGCTCGTTTGACGTGCGGCTTTTGAAGATGGCCGATCTGAAGATCGAACTCGAAGCATGGACCTGCGAAGACGTCGCTCACTTCACACGAACCTATCAGGCCGCTTTCCCGAACTCTCCCCTTACGCTTGACGAAGCCACAATTCAGGCAGTCTCGCAGCATTCGGAAGGGCTACCACGGGTTATATCGCAGATTCTTGATCTCTCGCGACTTGCTCTCGAAGCGAGTGAGTCCCAATCGGTATCGCCAGAGACGGTCGAGGCAATTCGCGAAGAACTTCTTTGA
- a CDS encoding DUF6677 family protein, whose protein sequence is MSNDAGSASPAADQDPFAPIPVDLKNPTTAIFLAWLIPGAGHLYQGRRGKGILFLVCILSIYFLGLSMGGGRVVYAKWDNEEKRLPLICQLGVGLPTLPALAQSLLVRQKMDPIEIAGVRFMAPPIDGEMAELHRTYGYLFEMGTLYTMIAGLLNVLVIYDAGAGPVWMVPDSERKKRAKDEDEDDKSEPGVKKSESKESSASA, encoded by the coding sequence ATGTCGAATGATGCCGGGTCTGCTTCCCCAGCAGCGGACCAAGATCCTTTCGCCCCTATCCCAGTGGATCTGAAGAACCCCACGACCGCCATCTTCCTGGCATGGTTAATCCCCGGCGCGGGACACCTTTATCAGGGTCGCCGCGGTAAGGGGATTTTGTTCTTGGTTTGCATTCTTTCGATCTACTTCCTAGGCCTGTCGATGGGCGGAGGCCGGGTTGTTTACGCAAAATGGGACAATGAAGAAAAGCGACTTCCCTTGATCTGCCAGCTGGGCGTTGGTCTTCCCACGCTTCCGGCGTTGGCCCAATCGCTTCTCGTCCGCCAGAAAATGGATCCAATCGAGATCGCCGGCGTCCGCTTCATGGCACCACCGATCGATGGCGAAATGGCCGAGCTACATCGTACATACGGCTACCTGTTTGAGATGGGTACCCTGTACACAATGATCGCAGGGCTACTGAACGTGCTGGTGATTTACGACGCCGGAGCAGGGCCTGTGTGGATGGTGCCTGATTCGGAAAGAAAGAAGAGAGCCAAGGACGAAGACGAAGACGATAAGTCCGAGCCTGGTGTGAAGAAATCCGAGTCGAAAGAAAGCTCCGCGTCCGCCTAA
- a CDS encoding penicillin acylase family protein yields the protein MEFPRLARDISIERDDAGVPHVSAKTLDDALYGLGYMHATDRLTQILFARAIASGQAAETIAARDELLETDRFFRRVGLHRNQPRERDYWPEETQRQVQHYCSGVNDAMKAVGHTLPMWAIGFEASPWEPVSVLYIGNLLSFGGLAVSQLENERIVIELIQARGDEAALRELFPGRLEHVDFDLVQKVHHVRRMSDEALEVLMDLPRLAGSNAWVVGPSKSKSGGPLLCSDPHLETNRLPAIWYEAVLKWNGNYAIGATLPGCPLFAVGRTKKVSWGVTYMKGDTTDFFIEDVRKSKDGNWQYRREDDWIDYQIREEAIGCKGKPPETMRVFENPQGALEVDPEKFGDGYYFSLAWTGSFPHSGMAIASWLDMLQAGNAAEALDVARECPQPTLCWVVSDIYGNIGMQGNGRFPRRRNEVSGLGPVAAWDARNHWQGAIATDKLPRIYNPECGFIATANENINEPGKPQFVSQTLPDYRKRRIVERLEELSEITPEEMQTLQYDLLSIQAREILPILLPYASDTLKEKLAGWDYRYEPDSTEAVLFQRFYRNTLLEIFGHERGMGPRRTLYLVTRAGFSSMIIAACDQILKKETSLWWQTRDKGEMIRTAGEKALLEPEMNWGEFNNFHFTDRFFGGGQVGRLLGFDSPRYPMPGCHATVFQGHVLQTATRESTFAPSYHFVTDMNTDEAWTNLPGGPCESRFSWYYKSDVPLWMDGEYKKLAPRWKPTETSLPEESPQIPPP from the coding sequence ATGGAATTCCCCCGTTTAGCGAGAGATATTTCGATTGAGCGTGACGATGCGGGCGTACCCCATGTAAGCGCCAAGACCCTCGATGACGCCCTGTACGGCCTGGGGTATATGCATGCCACTGATCGGCTAACGCAGATTCTTTTTGCCCGGGCAATCGCCTCGGGGCAGGCAGCGGAAACGATTGCGGCCCGTGACGAGTTATTGGAGACCGATCGTTTTTTTCGTCGTGTTGGACTGCACCGAAATCAGCCACGAGAGCGTGACTATTGGCCCGAAGAAACGCAGAGACAGGTCCAGCATTACTGCTCTGGCGTGAACGACGCGATGAAAGCTGTGGGGCATACTTTGCCGATGTGGGCCATCGGGTTTGAGGCCAGTCCCTGGGAGCCTGTTTCCGTTTTGTACATTGGCAACTTGCTCAGCTTTGGTGGCTTGGCGGTTAGCCAGCTAGAAAACGAGCGGATTGTTATCGAGCTTATCCAGGCCCGCGGTGATGAGGCGGCGCTACGGGAGCTCTTTCCTGGCCGGTTAGAACACGTCGATTTCGATCTGGTGCAGAAAGTTCATCACGTGCGCCGCATGTCGGACGAAGCACTGGAAGTGTTGATGGATCTGCCGCGTTTGGCTGGAAGCAATGCTTGGGTCGTCGGGCCCTCCAAGTCGAAAAGTGGAGGTCCCCTGCTCTGCTCCGATCCGCATTTAGAAACCAATCGTCTACCGGCGATCTGGTACGAAGCGGTACTGAAATGGAACGGAAACTACGCAATCGGAGCAACGCTGCCAGGCTGCCCGTTGTTTGCCGTAGGACGCACGAAGAAGGTCAGTTGGGGTGTCACCTACATGAAAGGAGATACGACCGATTTCTTCATTGAAGATGTTCGCAAGTCGAAAGATGGAAACTGGCAGTACCGTCGCGAAGACGATTGGATTGACTATCAGATTCGTGAAGAGGCGATCGGTTGCAAGGGTAAGCCACCGGAAACGATGCGTGTGTTCGAGAACCCGCAAGGTGCCCTGGAGGTCGATCCAGAGAAGTTTGGCGATGGGTACTATTTCTCATTGGCGTGGACCGGATCATTTCCGCACTCTGGTATGGCGATCGCCTCGTGGCTCGATATGCTGCAGGCCGGAAATGCCGCGGAGGCATTGGATGTTGCCAGGGAGTGTCCTCAGCCGACACTTTGCTGGGTGGTCAGCGACATTTACGGCAACATCGGCATGCAAGGCAACGGACGATTCCCCCGTCGCCGGAACGAGGTGTCTGGCCTTGGTCCCGTAGCGGCGTGGGATGCTCGCAATCACTGGCAAGGCGCGATTGCCACGGATAAGTTGCCGCGCATCTACAATCCGGAGTGCGGCTTTATCGCTACGGCAAATGAAAACATTAATGAGCCGGGCAAGCCGCAGTTTGTCAGCCAGACGTTGCCTGACTATCGGAAGCGGCGGATTGTCGAACGATTAGAGGAACTGAGTGAAATCACCCCAGAAGAAATGCAGACGCTGCAATACGATCTGTTGAGTATTCAGGCACGTGAGATCCTTCCGATTTTGCTGCCTTACGCATCCGACACGCTCAAAGAAAAGTTGGCTGGTTGGGACTACCGGTATGAACCCGATAGCACCGAAGCGGTTTTATTTCAGCGATTCTATCGAAACACGCTACTGGAGATCTTCGGCCATGAACGAGGAATGGGGCCGCGGCGCACGTTGTATCTGGTCACACGCGCGGGGTTTTCGAGCATGATTATCGCGGCTTGCGACCAGATACTGAAGAAGGAGACTTCTCTCTGGTGGCAGACGCGTGACAAGGGAGAGATGATTCGTACGGCTGGCGAGAAGGCTTTGTTAGAACCAGAAATGAACTGGGGCGAATTCAATAACTTTCACTTCACCGATCGTTTCTTTGGCGGCGGTCAGGTAGGACGATTGCTGGGATTTGATAGTCCCAGGTATCCGATGCCTGGGTGCCATGCGACGGTGTTCCAGGGGCACGTATTGCAAACGGCGACTCGCGAGTCGACCTTTGCACCTAGTTACCACTTCGTCACCGATATGAATACGGACGAAGCCTGGACAAATTTGCCGGGCGGGCCATGTGAAAGTCGCTTCTCTTGGTACTACAAGAGCGACGTGCCGCTTTGGATGGATGGGGAATACAAGAAGCTTGCTCCCAGGTGGAAACCTACAGAGACCAGCCTGCCAGAAGAATCACCACAAATACCACCCCCATAA